From Bacillus sp. (in: firmicutes), the proteins below share one genomic window:
- the guaA gene encoding glutamine-hydrolyzing GMP synthase: MIVVLDFGSQYNQLITRRIREFGVYSELHPHTITVEKLQEMNPKGIIFSGGPNSVYAENAFHCDERIFELGIPILGICYGMQLMTKHFGGTVEKATHREYGKATIHVENESTLFKGLPSEQVVWMSHSDLVTEAPAGFTVDATNPSCPIAAMSNEVRKLYAVQFHPEVRHSVYGNDLLKNFVFDVCGCEGNWSMENFIEMEIQKIRETVGDKKVLCALSGGVDSSVVAVLIHKAIGKQLTCIFVDHGLLRKGEAESVMETFAKGFDMNVIKVDARDRFLNKLKGVTDPEQKRKIIGNEFIYVFDDEAAKLEGIEFLAQGTLYTDIIESGTATAQTIKSHHNVGGLPEDMKFKLIEPLNTLFKDEVRALGTQLGIPDEIVWRQPFPGPGLGIRVLGEVTEEKLEIVRESDAILREEIKKAGLERDIWQYFTVLPDIRSVGVMGDARTYDHTIAIRAVTSIDGMTSDWARIPWDVLEKISTRIVNEVPHVNRVVYDITSKPPATIEWE; encoded by the coding sequence ATGATTGTCGTACTTGATTTTGGAAGCCAGTATAACCAATTAATTACACGCCGGATTCGTGAGTTCGGGGTCTATAGTGAATTACATCCTCATACGATTACGGTGGAAAAACTGCAAGAAATGAATCCAAAAGGGATTATCTTTTCTGGTGGTCCAAATAGCGTTTATGCTGAAAATGCTTTCCATTGTGATGAACGTATTTTTGAATTAGGGATTCCGATTTTAGGAATTTGCTACGGCATGCAGCTGATGACAAAGCACTTTGGTGGAACCGTGGAAAAAGCGACTCACCGTGAGTATGGAAAAGCAACCATTCATGTAGAAAACGAATCCACCTTATTTAAAGGCCTTCCATCTGAACAAGTGGTATGGATGAGTCATAGTGACTTAGTAACGGAAGCGCCGGCAGGATTCACAGTAGATGCGACTAACCCTTCTTGTCCAATCGCGGCAATGAGCAATGAAGTACGCAAGCTTTATGCGGTTCAATTCCACCCGGAAGTTCGTCATTCGGTTTATGGAAATGATTTGTTAAAGAATTTCGTTTTCGACGTGTGCGGCTGTGAAGGAAATTGGTCCATGGAAAACTTTATTGAGATGGAAATTCAAAAAATCCGTGAGACGGTAGGAGATAAAAAAGTATTATGCGCTTTAAGTGGTGGGGTCGACTCTTCCGTCGTTGCGGTGTTAATTCATAAAGCCATTGGAAAACAGCTGACATGTATTTTCGTTGATCACGGATTGCTTCGTAAAGGAGAAGCGGAAAGCGTCATGGAGACGTTTGCAAAAGGGTTTGATATGAACGTCATTAAAGTGGACGCAAGAGATCGCTTCTTAAATAAACTAAAAGGTGTGACTGACCCAGAGCAGAAGCGTAAAATTATTGGAAACGAATTTATTTACGTCTTCGACGATGAAGCAGCGAAATTAGAAGGTATTGAGTTTTTAGCTCAAGGAACGCTATACACGGATATTATCGAAAGTGGGACAGCAACAGCACAAACGATTAAGTCTCACCATAATGTCGGTGGGTTACCAGAAGATATGAAATTTAAATTAATTGAACCGTTAAATACACTTTTTAAAGATGAGGTCCGTGCCCTAGGAACCCAATTAGGAATTCCGGACGAAATCGTTTGGCGTCAACCATTCCCTGGACCAGGTTTAGGTATTCGAGTGCTTGGAGAAGTAACAGAAGAAAAATTAGAGATTGTTCGTGAATCTGATGCGATTTTACGTGAAGAAATTAAAAAAGCTGGATTAGAACGCGATATTTGGCAGTACTTCACCGTGCTTCCAGACATTCGTAGCGTAGGAGTTATGGGCGATGCTCGAACATATGACCACACCATTGCTATTCGTGCGGTTACATCTATAGACGGGATGACATCGGATTGGGCGCGGATTCCATGGGACGTATTAGAGAAAATTTCTACAAGAATTGTTAATGAAGTGCCTCACGTGAACCGCGTCGTATATGATATTACAAGTAAG